One window of Candidatus Cloacimonadota bacterium genomic DNA carries:
- a CDS encoding thioredoxin family protein, with translation MKKLTLMLILSLILIVGCQAGDKAIEPASDAVSAQDTTKTAYEPGTWITDYKLALGLSEELGLPVLINFTGSDWCPWCFRLRDEVFVQPEFIDFAKENLILLTIDFPSKTKLPPEVAKANQALAEKYDIEGFPTILIINSQEELIAQTGYQDGGAGPYVEHLRELMQAAADE, from the coding sequence ATGAAAAAACTAACCCTAATGCTGATATTGAGCCTGATCCTGATTGTAGGCTGCCAGGCCGGAGACAAGGCGATCGAGCCCGCTTCGGATGCGGTTAGCGCTCAGGACACCACGAAAACGGCTTACGAGCCGGGAACCTGGATCACGGATTACAAGCTCGCCCTGGGCCTGTCCGAAGAACTCGGTCTTCCTGTTCTCATCAACTTCACCGGCTCCGACTGGTGCCCCTGGTGCTTCAGGCTTCGGGACGAAGTTTTTGTCCAGCCGGAATTCATCGACTTCGCGAAGGAAAACCTGATCCTTCTCACCATCGACTTCCCAAGTAAGACAAAGCTTCCGCCCGAGGTGGCCAAAGCAAATCAAGCCCTGGCGGAGAAATACGATATAGAGGGCTTCCCCACGATACTGATAATCAACTCTCAGGAAGAATTGATCGCACAAACCGGTTATCAGGATGGTGGCGCCGGTCCCTATGTCGAGCATCTGCGGGAGCTGATGCAAGCCGCTGCTGACGAATAA